A genomic stretch from Aedes albopictus strain Foshan chromosome 2, AalbF5, whole genome shotgun sequence includes:
- the LOC134286268 gene encoding uncharacterized protein LOC134286268 — protein MSTERRLKGFKTRQKSLLASFSQIKEFMDNYEEETDACQVPVRLEHLVTLWNDFNLVQAELETLDESDVDDQLKTRMEFESNYFKVKGFLLSVNKNPTPPLTPTSSHSTAHVPATSSHVRLPDVKLPVFSGNLDSWMNFHDLFVSLVHTSHELSNIQKFYYLRSSLSGDALKLIQTIAITANNYIVAWSLLENHYQNPARLKKSYVDSLFEFPSLKRESATELRSLVEKFEANVKVLKQLGEKTEFWDVILIRMLSIRLDPTTRRDWEEFSSTQAAISFQNLTSFIQRRVTVLETIGKPIESPGFSVKKPSQRPVASHGAFQSGSRKCIVCNDHHPLYQCATFAKLIPEDKEKEVRQHQLCRNCLRRGHQARDCSSTSTCRHCRGRHHSLLCSNVHPNSTTPKPADNAQMKQQTTKPSVEQPSVSLSATLDSSPCLAATRNHRKSVLLATAIIKLIDDNGTEHLARALLDSGSECCFMTQSFSLLVKGHRQKMWCPVVGIGQSTTEARYKLRSTICSRVCHYSASLDFLILPRVTIDLPSASINASSWEIPPGIELADPSFHQSSKIDVILGAEVFFDIFKFAGRINLGDDQPTLINSVLGWVVSGKGETSPSAKPVVANLATISDLHQLMERFWSLENDTTSSCYSVEEAACENHFQQNVSRTSEGRYCVRLPVKEDILTKLADNRRTAIRRFHMLESRLDRDVILKQQYNSFMDEYEFLGHMQQVFDHETPPAPCYYLPHHAVVREESTTTKLRVVFDASCKTPGGPSLNDALMVGPIVQQDLRSIVMRSRTRPIMLLADIKQMYRQILVDERDTPLQRIIWRPAPDTPLHTFELKTVTYGTASAPYLATRVLQQLASDENENFPEAAEVLINDFYVDDLFSGARTVQEAIQLRTQLDALLRKGGFELRKWASNVPAVLEDVSPENCALQPSVDLNRDQCLKALGLHWEPSTDYLRYQINLSDPADQPLTKRRALSHIARLFDPLGLVGPVVTSAKLFMQSLWTLKDDVGNRWGWDQELPLASRKYWQTYHSELNLLNDLRIERCILVEDPTSIQLHLFSDASELAYGACAYLRSTNAAGVTRVALLTAKSKVAPLKRQSIPRLELCGALLAAELYEKVIASLQLRPETFFWVDSTTVISWLKSAPSAWTTFVANRVSKIQLATENCKWNHVPGQQNPADLISRGTSAESLLQSKIWWTGPTWLQHDMDSWPTQPLLGNRNIEVLHEMRKSPVTALTAANNPSFIDELVSRFSSFRRLTRAIAYCLRFARNCKLKEPNRPCTETLTYEETEAAELMLVSLVQQQEFNSEWKLLQQGKPASTKSRLRWFHPFLSDDKVIRIGGRLNQAKLPYNTRHQILLPGKHRLSMLLAQYFHEKHLHASPQLLLCLLRTRYWLIGARDVAKRTVHSCVPCFRARPKSLEQFMGQLPSPRVNMARPFAITGVDYWGPISIQPSHRRASPRKAYVAVFVCFCTKAVHLELVCDLTTAKFIQALRRFVSRRGLCYEIYSDNGRNFVGAANELRNLIRTKEHQQALAEECTENGIRWHFNPPKASHFGGLWEAAIFSAQKHFNRIVGPHRLAYDDMETLLSQIESCLNSRPIAPMSDDPSDYDPLTPGHFLVGTALKAVPQADFSSIPYNRLRYWQHTQKLLQDVWTRWQLEYVSTLQQRTKWYKSPVVIEKDRLVLLKDEDAPPMSWRTGRIIELHPGADGITRVVTLRTANGIFTRPVSKISLLPIEPLSSTIASSIGTASSDEISSSNYRSKRKA, from the coding sequence ATGTCTACGGAACGTCGTCTGAAAGGCTTCAAGACCCGCCAAAAAAGCCTGCTGGCATCGTTCAGCCAAATTAAGGAGTTCATGGACAATTACGAGGAAGAGACCGATGCATGCCAAGTACCGGTCCGACTAGAGCATCTTGTGACGTTGTGGAACGACTTCAACTTGGTGCAAGCGGAGCTAGAGACGCTGGACGAAAGCGACGTCGACGATCAACTCAAAACGCGCATGGAATTTGAGAGCAACTATTTCAAGGTCAAAGGTTTCCTACTGTCGGTGAATAAAAACCCTACGCCGCCGCTGACACCTACGTCTTCTCATTCAACTGCGCATGTCCCTGCTACGTCTTCTCACGTCCGGCTTCCCGACGTGAAACTGCCGGTGTTCAGTGGAAACCTCGATAGTTGGATGAACTTTCACGATTTGTTTGTCTCGTTGGTACATACGTCGCACGAACTGTCTAATATACAGAAGTTCTATTACCTCCGCTCTTCGCTCTCCGGAGACGCATTGAAATTGATTCAAACGATTGCCATAACGGCGAACAACTACATAGTTGCCTGGAGCCTCCTGGAAAACCACTATCAGAACCCAGCGCGATTGAAGAAATCCTATGTGGACTCACTGTTCGAGTTCCCATCGCTAAAGCGGGAATCAGCGACAGAGCTGCGATCTCTCGTCGAAAAGTTTGAAGCAAACGTTAAAGTGCTCAAGCAGCTTGGTGAAAAAACGGAATTCTGGGACGTCATTCTCATCAGAATGCTCAGCATCAGGCTAGATCCAACAACAAGACGAGACTGGGAGGAGTTTTCTTCGACACAGGCTGCGATATCCTTCCAGAATCTTACTTCTTTCATACAACGACGTGTTACTGTTCTCGAAACGATCGGGAAACCTATTGAAAGCCCAGGATTCAGCGTGAAGAAACCCTCGCAGCGCCCGGTTGCCAGCCACGGAGCTTTCCAGTCCGGTTCCCGAAAGTGTATCGTCTGCAACGACCATCATCCACTGTACCAGTGCGCAACATTCGCTAAACTCATCCCCGAAGATAAGGAGAAGGAAGTTCGTCAGCACCAATTGTGTCGGAATTGCTTGAGGAGAGGTCATCAGGCACGAGATTGCTCGTCTACGAGCACTTGCCGACACTGCCGAGGTCGTCATCATTCTTTGCTCTGCAGTAACGTACACCCGAACTCAACCACCCCAAAACCGGCAGACAATGCTCAGATGAAGCAACAAACAACTAAGCCTTCCGTTGAACAACCGTCTGTGTCGCTATCAGCGACTCTCGACAGCTCTCCATGTCTTGCAGCGACCAGAAACCATCGTAAGAGCGTCCTCCTTGCGACTGCGATCATCAAACTTATTGACGACAACGGGACGGAGCATCTAGCTCGAGCGCTACTCGACTCCGGCAGCGAATGCTGTTTTATGACTCAATCGTTTTCGCTGCTTGTCAAAGGTCATCGTCAGAAAATGTGGTGCCCTGTTGTCGGAATAGGTCAATCAACTACTGAAGCTCGCTACAAACTGCGCTCTACAATCTGCTCCCGTGTGTGTCACTACTCCGCTTCGTTAGACTTCCTAATTCTACCGAGGGTTACCATCGATCTCCCATCAGCCTCTATAAACGCCTCTTCCTGggaaattccgcctggaattgaACTTGCCGATCCGTCTTTCCATCAATCCAGCAAAATTGATGTAATCTTAGGAGCTGAGGTCTTTTTCGACATATTTAAGTTCGCAGGCAGAATCAATCTGGGTGATGATCAACCAACCCTGATCAATTCTGTTCTTGGATGGGTGGTCTCAGGCAAAGGGGAAACTTCTCCATCAGCGAAACCGGTTGTAGCTAACTTAGCTACCATCAGCGATCTTCATCAACTCATGGAACGATTTTGGTCTCTCGAGAACGACACTACATCCTCTTGCTACTCTGTCGAGGAAGCGGCTTGTGAGAACCACTTTCAACAAAATGTTTCTCGAACTTCGGAAGGCCGGTACTGTGTTCGTCTGCCAGTGAAAGAGGATATTCTCACCAAACTAGCTGATAATCGACGCACTGCAATTCGACGTTTTCACATGCTTGAATCCCGACTCGATCGTGACGTCATCCTGAAACAACAATATAACAGCTTTATGGACGAATATGAATTTCTGGGCCACATGCAACAAGTATTCGACCATGAGACTCCACCAGCACCCTGCTACTACCTGCCTCATCACGCTGTAGTGCGTGAGGAAAGCACTACAACAAAATTACGCGTGGTGTTCGATGCATCATGCAAAACACCCGGAGGTCCATCATTGAACGATGCTCTGATGGTTGGCCCTATTGTACAGCAAGACCTCCGCTCGATAGTAATGCGGTCCAGGACGCGGCCGATTATGCTGCTAGCCGATATCAAGCAAATGTACAGGCAAATTCTTGTGGACGAAAGAGACACCCCTCTTCAGCGGATAATATGGAGACCCGCACCAGATACACCACTGCATACATTTGAGCTTAAGACGGTGACGTATGGCACGGCCAGTGCCCCGTACTTGGCAACCAGAGTACTGCAGCAACTAGCCAGCGACGAGAATGAAAACTTTCCCGAAGCTGCCGAGGTACTAATCAACGATTTTTATGTCGACGACCTTTTTTCCGGAGCCAGGACAGTGCAAGAAGCAATCCAGCTAAGAACTCAACTCGATGCACTGCTACGCAAGGGAGGCTTCGAACTTCGTAAATGGGCGTCAAATGTTCCTGCTGTACTCGAAGATGTCTCACCAGAAAATTGTGCTCTCCAGCCTTCCGTGGATTTGAACAGAGATCAGTGCCTCAAAGCTCTTGGCCTTCACTGGGAGCCATCGACAGACTACCTGCGGTACCAAATCAACCTTTCTGATCCTGCAGATCAACCTTTGACGAAGCGGCGAGCACTTTCGCACATCGCACGGCTGTTTGACCCACTTGGACTGGTGGGCCCAGTAGTCACTTCAGCAAAACTGTTTATGCAGAGCCTATGGACGTTGAAGGACGACGTTGGAAACCGCTGGGGCTGGGATCAGGAGCTGCCCTTAGCCTCTCGTAAATATTGGCAAACATACCATTCGGAATTGAACCTTCTAAACGATCTTCGAATAGAGCGCTGTATCTTGGTCGAAGACCCAACATCAATTCAACTGCATCTATTCTCCGACGCATCCGAACTAGCTTACGGCGCATGTGCTTACCTGCGTTCTACCAACGCCGCCGGAGTGACAAGAGTTGCGCTTTTGACGGCTAAATCGAAGGTTGCCCCATTAAAGCGGCAGAGCATTCCACGCCTAGAGCTGTGCGGTGCCCTGCTTGCGGCGGAACTCTATGAGAAAGTCATTGCATCGCTTCAGCTTCGACCTGAAACCTTCTTCTGGGTGGATTCTACAACAGTGATCAGCTGGTTAAAATCCGCTCCATCGGCCTGGACAACATTTGTTGCAAATCGGGTTTCAAAGATACAACTGGCAACGGAGAACTGCAAATGGAATCATGTCCCTGGTCAACAAAATCCTGCTGATCTCATCTCACGGGGTACGTCAGCGGAATCGCTTCTTCAGAGTAAAATTTGGTGGACCGGCCCAACCTGGCTTCAGCACGACATGGATTCCTGGCCAACGCAGCCACTCCTCGGTAACCGCAACATCGAAGTTCTCCACGAAATGCGAAAATCCCCAGTTACAGCTCTTACCGCAGCAAACAACCCCTCCTTCATCGATGAACTGGTCAGCAGATTCTCCTCGTTCCGGCGCTTAACGCGCGCCATCGCTTACTGTCTGCGGTTTGCTCGGAACTGTAAGCTGAAGGAACCCAATCGCCCCTGCACCGAAACACTGACTTACGAGGAAACGGAAGCGGCAGAATTAATGCTAGTTTCGCTGGTACAGCAACAAGAATTCAACAGCGAGTGGAAGTTACTGCAACAAGGAAAACCTGCCTCAACTAAGTCGCGGCTTCGATGGTTTCACCCCTTCTTGTCCGATGACAAGGTGATCCGGATTGGAGGCCGACTGAATCAGGCGAAACTACCCTATAACACACGGCACCAAATTCTTCTTCCTGGAAAACACCGTTTGTCGATGCTCCTGGCGCAATATTTTCACGAAAAGCATCTCCATGCATCACCACAACTCCTACTATGCCTTCTCCGAACTCGGTATTGGCTCATAGGGGCCAGAGATGTCGCCAAAAGGACAGTGCACTCATGCGTTCCCTGCTTCCGAGCGCGACCCAAATCGCTCGAACAATTCATGGGTCAATTACCATCTCCCCGGGTCAACATGGCACGACCGTTTGCAATTACCGGCGTAGATTATTGGGGACCAATATCTATTCAACCATCACACCGACGAGCCTCACCCAGAAAGGCGTACGTGGCGGTTTTTGTGTGCTTCTGCACTAAAGCCGTCCACTTGGAATTGGTATGCGACCTAACAACAGCGAAGTTTATCCAGGCACTACGTCGATTCGTGTCCCGCCGGGGTCTGTGCTACGAAATATACAGTGACAACGGCAGAAACTTCGTGGGAGCCGCGAATGAGCTGAGGAATTTAATACGCACCAAGGAACACCAACAAGCACTAGCTGAGGAATGCACTGAAAACGGGATACGGTGGCATTTCAATCCTCCTAAAGCGTCACATTTCGGTGGCCTTTGGGAGGCAGCAATATTTTCCGCCCAGAAACACTTCAATCGTATCGTAGGACCGCACAGACTTGCCTATGATGATATGGAGACACTTCTTTCTCAAATAGAGAGTTGCCTTAACTCAAGGCCAATTGCACCAATGAGCGACGATCCATCGGATTATGATCCGTTAACACCAGGGCACTTTCTGGTTGGCACGGCGCTGAAAGCTGTTCCCCAAGCGGATTTCTCGTCGATTCCATACAATCGGTTGCGGTATTGGCAGCAcactcagaaactcctccaagatgtATGGACACGGTGGCAACTGGAATACGTCTCGACACTGCAACAACGAACAAAATGGTACAAATCGCCAGTTGTCATCGAAAAAGATCGCCTGGTTCTACTGAAGGATGAGGATGCACCACCGATGAGCTGGAGAACAGGACGAATAATCGAACTACACCCGGGCGCCGATGGGATTACGAGGGTGGTAACTCTGCGAACAGCGAATGGTATTTTCACTCGACCGGTGTCAAAAATTTCTCTGCTGCCCATCGAACCACTTTCGAGCACTATTGCTTCCAGCATTGGGACTGCTTCCTCCGACGAAATCTCCAGCAGCAACTACCGTTCCAAAAGAAAGGCCTGA
- the LOC134286269 gene encoding uncharacterized protein LOC134286269, giving the protein MEEHRKTAGYSCKSCTRPDTDDEKWVACDSCKLWEHFTCAGVDDSVKNRLYLCNECQSKEAVPAASSSHNFKPPPSEGRSLRSSTARSGLKPLNKVTQLASQFSRSANSTTSSTRAARLQAQMKLVEEEQLLKEQELEAQEAMRKKEMEEEERRLEERKALLEEEARLRQRKLQEEKEFQKKQQMIRKESLEKKNTLARQLSECSSRAASIPDSEQQVAIWLQQCSPDPLVEELDSLAIGSRTQEPLIRSNLLRSAGDQRPIVIDPARVTRDALQQPIPRNSIEAPENHRTEGVQDCSRIRGQEALRHQNVVNQSQTDRRVDTDFHSYSANRPLLNTADTGRRSPVVTVGPDRNECDPCLLQQPHTNPEIVSLPVVLNASQLASRQVMGKELPPFSGNPEDWPIFICSFEHSTAACGYTDAENLIRLQRCLKGHALESVRSRLLLPSSVPQVINTLRTLYGRPELLIRTLIEKVRCTPSPRHDRLETVVEFGLVVQNLVDHLKAAKQYTHLSNPILMQELVEKLPGSLKMDWAIYQSRQPYAMLATFGDFMTGLLEAASQVTFEIPSQSRNIRGEQRRPKEKGLLYAHSTMSGSSLEPTNSVSNPRKSGKPCAACEREGHRVADCNQFKSLNNDERWQVVHQRGLCCTCLNGHGKWPCRSWQGCGFEGCREKHHTLLHPNAIQPSINVPVNNIMQKGVFSPMFRVLPVVLYAGALREIIFAFVDEGSSTTFLEEAVADRLGLSGPVEPLTLQWTGNVTREEQKSRRVQMEISGEENFNLHKLCEVRTVSCLVLPTQSMKYSELCVRYPHLRGLPLKDYESIQPKLLIGLDNLRLVVPLKVREGGPTDPIAAKCRLGWSIYGCAKDTSTPRAVVHFHAATPADSDRQLNDQLRDYFALEDAGICEKRELLESNEEKRAREILQQTTRRTKQGFETGLLWRNDDPDFPDSYPMAVRRLKALERKLAKDPWLQERVCEQISEYLQKGYAHKATPSELTNADRKRVWFLPLSVVVHPRKPNKVRLVWDAAATVNGVSFNSKLLKGPDLLTPLPSVLSRFRQFPVAICGDIKEMFHQLSIRKEDRLAQCFLWRNNPAHPIQVFVMDVATFGATCSPASAQYISILAEEFAVIYPRAAAAIVKNHYVDDYLDSFISVEDAVDVVKEVKLVHSLGGFEIRGFRSNSMDFLREIGEPAACEPKNLILERCSTIESVLGMSWDPATDCFSYSFNLRDDMRSILDEGYVPTKREVLKVVMSLFDPLGLVSHFLVHGKVIIQGTWAAGTGWDEPINKDLNQKWRQWVELFPKLNELKISRCYFSSFPSSIDDLQVHIFVDASDIAYSCVVYFRLLHEGRVQTALVGAKSKVAPIKTLSTPRLELKAAVLGVRFVAAMLEYHSLPVCSRFFWSDSSTVLAWIRSDHRKFHKFVSVRVGEILTLSEPQEWRWVQSKLNVSDDATKWKDGPNLDCKSPWLNGPTFLHLDEAAWPEQRFATTTHEELRIVQTHWNREFVVDYSRFNNWTRLQRTIAYVIRFMNSLRRRNVGQNLRLETLTQEELSSAEVLLWKMAQEEVYPEERSVLIKTLGIPNSKHATVPRTSPIYKTWPYMDDQGILRMRGRIEAANYLPFGARYPVILPKQHPVTTLIVGWFHRLYRHANRETVINELRQRFEIANMRSIVQKVAKNCAWCRINKASPKPPVMAPLPKERLEPYVRPFTYVGLDYFGPVLVKVGRSQAKRWIALFTCLSVRAVHMEVVHSLSTESCIMAIRRFVSRRGSPAVFYSDNGTCFQGANKQLLEEIAARNEAIACTFTNADTKWKFIPPATPHMGGVWERLVRSVKTAIGSALEHPRKPNDETLETIIYEAEALVNARPLTYIPLESADQESLTPNHFLLGSSTGNKIGTTEVSGYATLRSSWKMAQHIVGEF; this is encoded by the exons ATGGAGGAACATCGAAAGACCGCCGGGTACAGCTGTAAGTCCTGTACCAGGCCAGATACCGATGACGAAAAGTGGGTAGCTTGCGATAGCTGCAAGCTCTGGGAGCACTTTACATGCGCAGGAGTGGACGATTCAGTGAAGAACCGGCTTTACTTGTGCAACGAGTGCCAATCCAAGGAAGCTGTCCCTGCAGCATCCTCGTCCCACAACTTCAAACCACCACCATCAGAAGGTAGGTCGTTACGGTCATCAACGGCCAGATCTGGCCTGAAGCCGCTCAATAAAGTTACACAACTGGCGTCGCAATTCTCTCGAAGCGCAAACAGCACGACTTCGAGTACTCGCGCCGCTCGTCTGCAAGCTCAAATGAAGCTGGTCGAAGAGGAGCAACTACTGAAAGAGCAAGAGTTGGAAGCCCAGGAAGCGATGAGGAAAAAAGAGATGGAAGAAGAGGAACGCCGACTGGAGGAGAGGAAAGCCCTCTTGGAAGAGGAAGCGAGGCTGCGGCAGCGGAAGctacaagaagaaaaagaattccagaagaagcagCAAATGATCCGAAAGGAGTCTCTAGAGAAGAAGAACACCCTCGCACGACAGTTAAGCGAATGCAGCAGCCGGGCTGCATCAATTCCCGATTCCGAACAGCAAGTTGCCATCTGGCTACAACAGTGCTCACCCGATCCGCTCGTAGAAGAACTAGATTCTTTGGCCATTGGTTCTCGGACCCAGGAACCATTGATCAGGTCGAACCTGCTCCGTTCAGCAGGTGATCAACGTCCAATCGTAATCGATCCGGCACGCGTGACGCGTGATGCACTTCAACAGCCGATTCCACGAAACTCAatagaagctccagaaaatcaCCGAACGGAAGGTGTGCAGGACTGCTCTAGGATTCGAGGCCAGGAAGCATTAAGACACCAAAACGTGGTAAACCAAAGTCAAACGGACCGGCGAGTTGATACTGATTTTCACTCGTACTCCGCTAATCGTCCATTGCTCAATACAGCAGACACCGGAAGAAGGTCTCCCGTAGTTACCGTTGGACCAGACAGGAACGAATGTGATCCGTGCTTGTTGCAGCAACCACACACGAACCCGGAAATAGTGTCCCTTCCCGTGGTACTTAATGCAAGCCAGTTAGCATCCAGGCAGGTGATGGGGAAAGAGTTGCCACCCTTCTCCGGAAATCCCGAGGATTGGCCGATCTTCATTTGCAGCTTTGAGCATTCAACAGCGGCCTGTGGATACACCGATGCCGAAAATCTCATTCGGCTGCAGCGGTGTTTGAAGGGACACGCACTTGAATCGGTGAGAAGCAGATTACTTCTTCCTTCGAGTGTTCCACAGGTCATTAACACGCTTCGTACGCTCTACGGTAGGCCAGAGCTGCTCATACGAACACTTATTGAGAAGGTGCGTTGTACTCCATCTCCCAGGCACGATCGCCTGGAGACGGTGGTCGAATTCGGACTAGTCGTCCAAAATCTAGTGGATCATCTGAAGGCGGCGAAGCAATACACGCACTTGTCCAACCCGATACTGATGCAGGAGCTGGTGGAGAAGCTCCCTGGCTCGCTAAAAATGGACTGGGCAATCTATCAAAGCAGGCAACCGTATGCGATGTTAGCAACCTTTGGTGACTTCATGACAGGATTATTGGAAGCAGCAAGCCAGGTGACCTTCGAAATTCCAAGTCAAAGTCGCAACATCAGAGGTGAGCAACGGCGGCCCAAGGAAAAGGGCCTCTTATATGCGCATTCGACAATGTCAGGTTCTTCATTAGAGCCAACTAATTCAGTGTCAAATCCAAGGAAGTCAGGTAAGCCATGTGCAGCGTGCGAACGAGAAGGACATCGGGTGGCGGATTGTAACCAATTCAAGTCTCTGAACAACGATGAACGGTGGCAAGTCGTTCACCAAAGGGGACTGTGTTGCACGTGCTTGAATGGGCACGGTAAGTGGCCGTGTCGATCCTGGCAAGGATGTGGGTTTGAAGGCTGTCGTGAAAAACACCATACGCTTCTCCACCCAAATGCAATCCAACCCTCCATCAATGTCCCCGTCAACAATATAATGCAAAAAGGTGTTTTCTCCCCCATGTTCCGAGTCCTTCCGGTGGTACTGTATGCAGGTGCCCTAAGGGAAATCATCTTTGCGTTCGTCGACGAAGGGTCATCGACCACATTTTTGGAAGAGGCAGTCGCCGATCGTTTGGGTTTATCTGGACCAGTCGAACCATTGACGTTGCAATGGACAGGTAACGTGACGCGAGAGGAGCAAAAGTCGCGACGTGTCCAAATGGAAATTTCTGGTGAGGAGAATTTCAACCTTCATAAACTATGCGAGGTACGAACGGTCAGTTGTTTGGTTCTGCCCACACAGTCGATGAAGTACAGCGAACTTTGCGTACGGTACCCTCACTTGCGTGGCCTTCCCCTGAAAGACTACGAATCAATCCAACCGAAGTTATTGATAGGATTGGACAACCTTCGCCTGGTTGTTCCCTTAAAAGTTCGAGAAGGCGGACCTACCGATCCGATAGCAGCAAAGTGCCGGCTGGGTTGGAGCATTTACGGATGCGCGAAAGACACGTCAACGCCACGGGCTGTTGTTCATTTCCACGCCGCTACACCAGCAGATAGTGACCGCCAACTGAACGATCAGCTTCGTGACTATTTTGCGTTAGAGGATGCTGGGATTTGTGAAAAGAGGGAGCTATTGGAATCCAATGAAGAGAAACGTGCAAgggaaatacttcaacaaacgaCAAGGCGCACGAAACAAGGATTTGAAACTGGACTGCTGTGGCGGAATGACGATCCTGATTTTCCAGACAGCTACCCAATGGCAGTTCGTCGATTGAAAGCATTGGAGCGGAAATTGGCAAAGGATCCATGGCTGCAAGAGCGGGTTTGCGAGCAGATCTCTGAATATTTGCAAAAGGGATACGCTCACAAAGCAACACCATCGGAGCTGACCAACGCAGACCGCAAACGTGTATGGTTTTTGCCATTGAGTGTTGTTGTTCATCCCAGAAAACCAAATAAAGTACGGCTGGTATGGGATGCAGCTGCGACGGTGAATGGAGTCTCCTTCAACTCAAAGCTGTTGAAAGGACCAGACCTTCTTACTCCGCTTCCATCAGTTCTCAGCCGCTTCCGACAGTTCCCTGTAGCAATCTGTGGTGACATCAAAGAGATGTTTCACCAGCTCTCGATCCGCAAAGAAGATCGCCTGGCGCAATGTTTCCTTTGGCGAAACAATCCAGCACATCCTATACAGGTCTTCGTgatggacgtagcaacatttgGCGCAACCTGCTCGCCCGCCTCTGCGCAGTAC atttccatccttgcagAGGAGTTCGCTGTAATCTACCCACGTGCGGCCGCCGCCATAGTAAAAAACCATTACGTCGACGATTACTTGGATAGTTTCATCTCCGTCGAAGACGCTGTGGACGTAGTGAAGGAAGTGAAATTGGTCCACTCGCTAGGTGGATTCGAGATCCGTGGTTTCCGTTCCAACTCTATGGATTTCCTTCGTGAAATAGGGGAACCTGCAGCTTGTGAACCGAAGAATCTAATTTTGGAAAGATGTTCTACTATTGAGTCCGTACTGGGGATGTCCTGGGATCCAGCAACCGACTGTTTCTCTTACTCGTTTAATCTGCGGGACGATATGCGTTCAATACTCGACGAAGGGTACGTCCCTACGAAACGAGAGGTGCTCAAGGTCGTGATGAGTCTTTTCGACCCACTTGGACTTGTCTCACACTTCCTCGTCCACGGGAAAGTCATAATTCAGGGTACATGGGCTGCTGGAACTGGGTGGGACGAGCCAATCAACAAAGACCTAAACCAAAAATGGCGCCAGTGGGTTGAACTCTTTCCAAAGCTCAATGAGCTGAAGATATCCAGATGTTATTTCTCCTCGTTCCCGTCCAGCATCGATGATCTGCAAGTGCATATTTTTGTTGACGCCAGCGATATTGCTTACTCATGTGTCGTATATTTCCGATTACTACATGAAGGCCGTGTCCAAACAGCGTTAGTAGGAGCAAAAAGTAAAGTGGCGCCAATAAAGACACTGTCTACTCCACGGCTCGAGTTGAAGGCTGCCGTCCTTGGAGTACGATTTGTAGCAGCCATGCTCGAATATCATTCCCTGCCGGTATGCAGTCGATTCTTCTGGAGCGACTCATCTACAGTACTTGCGTGGATCAGGTCCGATCACCGAAAATTCCATAAGTTCGTGTCAGTGCGCGTAGGAGAAATTCTAACCTTGAGCGAGCCACAAGAGTGGAGATGGGTTCAATCCAAGCTAAATGTTTCTGACGATGCGACTAAGTGGAAGGATGGACCAAATCTTGACTGCAAAAGCCCTTGGTTGAACGGACCCACATTTCTACACCTTGATGAAGCGGCATGGCCAGAGCAACGGTTCGCGACTACAACACACGAGGAACTTCGGATTGTGCAAACCCACTGGAACCGGGAGTTTGTTGTGGATTATTCTCGATTCAACAACTGGACAAGACTGCAGCGCACAATAGCATACGTCATCCGTTTCATGAACAGCTTGCGACGAAGGAATGTTGGGCAGAATTTAAGACTGGAAACACTCACCCAAGAAGAGTTATCGAGCGCGGAAGTTCTGCTGTGGAAGATGGCACAGGAGGAAGTATATCCAGAGGAGCGATCAGTGCTGATAAAAACACTTGGTATTCCAAATTCTAAGCACGCTACAGTTCCTAGAACCAGCCCCATCTACAAAACTTGGCCCTACATGGATGATCAAGGAATTTTGCGAATGCGAGGTCGCATAGAAGCAGCGAACTATCTACCCTTCGGTGCGAGGTACCCTGTAATTCTTCCGAAGCAACACCCAGTAACAACATTGATCGTCGGATGGTTCCATCGTCTTTACCGTCATGCGAATCGAGAGACGGTTATTAATGAACTTCGTCAACGTTTCGAGATTGCGAACATGAGATCCATCGTTCAAAAGGTCGCAAAGAATTGCGCATGGTGCAGAATCAACAAAGCTTCTCCAAAACCACCGGTGATGGCACCTCTCCCTAAGGAACGACTTGAGCCATATGTAAGACCCTTCACATACGTCGGTCTGGACTACTTCGGACCGGTGCTTGTCAAAGTAGGCCGTAGTCAAGCAAAACGGTGGATCGCACTCTTTACATGCCTGTCCGTTCGTGCCGTTCACATGGAAGTAGTGCACAGCCTGTCTACGGAATCATGCATAATGGCTATTCGAAGATttgtatcacgccgaggatcacCTGCCGTATTTTACTCGGATAACGGCACCTGTTTTCAGGGTGCCAACAAACAACTATTAGAGGAGATTGCTGCAAGGAATGAAGCAATCGCTTGCACTTTCACGAACGCCGATACAAAGTGGAAGTTCATTCCACCTGCCACTCCACATATGGGTGGCGTGTGGGAACGCCTGGTCAGGTCGGTGAAGACAGCAATCGGATCGGCTCTGGAACATCCTCGTAAACCGAACGACGAAACATTAGAGACGATCATCTATGAAGCTGAAGCATTAGTGAACGCCAGGCCGCTCACATATATTCCGTTAGAGTCAGCAGACCAAGAGTCGTTAACACCTAACCATTTCCTTTTGGGTAGTTCTACGGGCAACAAAATCGGAACAACTGAAGTGTCTGGATACGCTACACTCCGTAGTAGCTGGAAAATGGCTCAACATATCGTCGGAGAGTTTTGA